A region from the Parasphingopyxis sp. CP4 genome encodes:
- a CDS encoding LytTR family DNA-binding domain-containing protein produces MTDQKPLRTLLVDDEPLAIERMQILCARTDGIDLIGTAQDGEAALRMVEALQPELLLLDIAMPGMDGMEVARALDGVDLAPAIIFVTAFDKFAVEAFDVAAVDYLLKPVAPERLEKALARVAEQLRETQDDDSEPSPWTEEFWVPHRSEVIRLAADDIDRIEAERDYMRLHIGERSYLLHQTITNLEERLDPERFMRVHRSSILNRDRIAKLRHDGSGGWYAEMQDGAEVRIGRTYLKKVKQIAGK; encoded by the coding sequence ATGACCGACCAGAAACCTCTCCGTACCCTGCTCGTAGACGATGAGCCGCTGGCCATTGAGCGGATGCAGATCCTGTGTGCGCGAACCGACGGGATCGACCTGATCGGTACCGCCCAGGATGGCGAAGCGGCGCTCCGCATGGTCGAAGCCTTGCAGCCGGAACTGCTGCTGCTTGATATTGCGATGCCCGGCATGGACGGGATGGAGGTTGCGCGCGCTCTTGACGGTGTCGATCTTGCGCCGGCGATAATCTTTGTCACCGCGTTCGATAAATTTGCGGTCGAGGCGTTTGACGTGGCGGCCGTCGATTATCTGTTGAAACCGGTTGCACCAGAGCGGCTCGAAAAAGCGCTCGCCCGGGTGGCTGAGCAGCTGCGCGAAACGCAGGATGACGACAGCGAACCTTCACCCTGGACCGAAGAATTCTGGGTGCCGCATCGCTCTGAAGTGATCCGCCTTGCGGCCGACGATATCGACCGGATCGAGGCCGAGCGCGATTATATGCGCCTTCATATCGGGGAACGCAGCTATTTGCTGCACCAGACGATCACTAATCTTGAGGAACGTCTGGATCCCGAACGCTTCATGCGGGTCCACCGCTCCTCGATCCTCAATCGCGATCGCATTGCCAAGCTCCGCCATGACGGTTCAGGCGGCTGGTATGCCGAGATGCAGGACGGCGCCGAAGTCCGGATCGGCCGCACATATCTCAAAAAAGTCAAGCAGATCGCCGGTAAATAG
- a CDS encoding alpha/beta hydrolase: MLRTILIAIVLLVIAAGVYAYTADRLILFNRLVPKDAGAERVDTNIAFGDGPRQQLDVYAPSDREPDDALPVIVFIHGGGWRAGDKAGYEFAGHAFSSRGFVTVIPNYRLSPDGHFPDFVEDGAAAIRWVRENIAERGGDPDRIIMVGHSAGAHIAGLLAMDESWLGEHRAAIAGWVGMAGPYDFLPLDSASTRGAFSRAPDLAATQPINFAGEGDPPALLLHGSIDDTVAPRHSSGLAARLEAAGVPVRHIEYDGIGHIKIMTALSRWTRSSVPSLADIEAFAREVR, encoded by the coding sequence ATGCTACGCACTATACTCATCGCCATCGTCCTGCTCGTCATTGCCGCAGGCGTATATGCCTACACCGCAGACCGGTTGATCCTGTTCAACCGGCTGGTGCCCAAAGACGCCGGCGCCGAACGGGTCGATACGAATATCGCCTTTGGCGACGGGCCGCGCCAGCAGCTTGATGTCTATGCGCCGAGCGATCGCGAGCCAGACGACGCGCTGCCGGTGATCGTCTTCATCCATGGCGGTGGTTGGCGGGCGGGCGACAAGGCCGGATATGAATTTGCCGGTCATGCCTTTTCATCGCGCGGCTTTGTAACCGTCATTCCCAATTATCGCCTCTCGCCCGACGGCCATTTCCCCGATTTTGTCGAGGACGGCGCGGCGGCAATCCGCTGGGTGCGCGAGAATATTGCAGAGCGCGGCGGCGATCCCGATCGCATCATCATGGTCGGCCATAGCGCCGGCGCCCATATTGCCGGTCTATTGGCGATGGATGAAAGCTGGCTGGGCGAGCATCGCGCCGCCATCGCCGGATGGGTCGGCATGGCCGGGCCTTATGATTTCCTCCCGCTCGATAGTGCCAGCACCCGCGGCGCATTCAGCCGCGCGCCCGATCTGGCCGCAACGCAACCGATCAACTTTGCTGGGGAAGGCGATCCGCCCGCGCTCCTGCTTCATGGCAGCATCGACGATACGGTCGCGCCGCGCCACAGCAGTGGGCTGGCTGCGCGGCTAGAAGCTGCAGGCGTGCCGGTCCGCCATATCGAATATGATGGCATCGGCCATATCAAGATCATGACGGCCCTGTCGCGCTGGACGCGCAGTTCCGTGCCGTCGCTTGCGGATATCGAGGCATTTGCACGCGAAGTGCGCTGA
- a CDS encoding class I mannose-6-phosphate isomerase gives MSKKARSVADRVTSVRLTTRQIKKIWGRRELGLGFPAIAETDDPVGEIWFEAGAAPELLVKYLFTSAKLSVQVHPSDDDAQARGHARGKEECWLILDTEPDAAIGIGLRDTMSEHDLRGAALDGSIEEKLDWKPVSPGDIFYLPAGTIHAIGAGVTLLEVQQNIDLTYRLYDYGRPRELHVDDAVAVAHRGPWFAPSAPGEVGTGREILASGRAFTLERWTGAHASKLAMEDSGPVWLIPLDGAGSVDAQAIAPGEVWMADGTAQLDYSGTLLAAYARSSVVEGLFASR, from the coding sequence TTGTCGAAGAAGGCACGATCGGTAGCTGATCGGGTGACATCGGTCAGGCTGACCACACGGCAAATTAAGAAGATTTGGGGCCGGCGAGAACTGGGGCTCGGCTTCCCGGCCATTGCTGAAACGGACGATCCGGTTGGCGAGATCTGGTTCGAAGCTGGCGCTGCGCCCGAGCTCCTCGTCAAATATCTGTTCACCAGCGCCAAGCTGTCGGTTCAGGTCCATCCATCCGATGATGATGCGCAAGCCCGTGGCCATGCCCGCGGCAAGGAAGAATGCTGGCTGATCCTGGATACCGAGCCCGATGCGGCCATCGGCATCGGCTTGCGCGATACAATGAGCGAGCACGATCTGCGCGGGGCGGCGCTCGATGGATCGATTGAAGAAAAGCTCGATTGGAAGCCGGTTTCGCCGGGTGACATATTCTATCTCCCAGCCGGGACAATCCACGCGATCGGCGCCGGTGTGACACTGCTCGAGGTTCAGCAGAATATCGATCTCACCTATCGGCTCTATGATTATGGCCGCCCGCGCGAGCTGCACGTCGACGATGCGGTTGCGGTTGCGCATCGCGGTCCCTGGTTCGCGCCGTCGGCACCCGGTGAGGTTGGCACGGGTCGTGAGATATTGGCATCCGGCCGCGCCTTTACGCTGGAACGCTGGACGGGCGCACATGCCAGCAAGCTGGCGATGGAAGACTCCGGTCCGGTCTGGCTGATCCCGCTCGATGGAGCCGGGTCAGTGGATGCACAGGCTATCGCACCAGGCGAGGTGTGGATGGCCGACGGTACGGCACAGCTCGACTATTCCGGAACGCTATTGGCGGCCTATGCCCGCAGCAGCGTGGTGGAGGGCCTTTTCGCCAGCCGCTAG
- a CDS encoding TetR/AcrR family transcriptional regulator, whose translation MAKIEDRRVRRTRESLLQAFNRLVLENGRGDIRVSDIVEQADVGRSTFYEHYSSADELHMQALAAPMSILADAVAGSPDRERLEHLLAHFWDNRARARDTIAGDDRDKVMRLLAGQIAERVEAAGTRYRLPIPLVAHQLAELALAPVRGWIMAVAPSSASELVDMIIATTEAVRDALAEAD comes from the coding sequence ATGGCGAAGATCGAGGATCGGCGGGTCCGGCGAACCCGCGAATCCCTGTTACAGGCGTTCAATCGGCTGGTGCTGGAAAATGGCCGGGGCGATATTCGCGTCAGCGATATTGTCGAACAGGCCGATGTCGGACGCTCCACCTTTTACGAACATTATAGCAGCGCGGATGAGCTGCATATGCAGGCACTGGCTGCGCCGATGTCGATCCTTGCCGATGCCGTAGCGGGATCGCCGGATCGGGAGCGTCTCGAACATCTGCTCGCGCATTTCTGGGACAATCGGGCACGGGCGCGGGATACCATCGCGGGCGATGATCGCGATAAGGTGATGCGCTTATTGGCTGGCCAGATCGCCGAGCGGGTTGAAGCGGCCGGGACCCGATATCGATTGCCGATCCCCCTGGTAGCCCATCAGCTGGCCGAACTTGCGCTTGCCCCGGTCCGCGGCTGGATAATGGCTGTGGCGCCGTCGAGTGCATCCGAACTGGTGGATATGATCATCGCAACCACCGAAGCGGTTCGCGATGCGCTTGCTGAAGCCGATTAG
- a CDS encoding transglutaminase family protein: protein MKLSITAQLDYTIRDEADVLLQIEAASDDPAQRVIAGKMRVATGSELHPVPVETGIGRRTWTRGAGPFQVEYAASVEVERSVRDIADLGTTPYAELPGEAVPYIWPSRYCQSDQFESFVAQQFGALTGGAKILAMADWIETHLDYVPGASNAQTGATDSFISRQGICRDYAHLLISFARAAGIPARMVSAYAWDLEPQDFHAVTEVWLDGAWHLVDATGLAPMEGMVPIISGRDATDIAFMTIFGRADFNAQSVRVAKLD, encoded by the coding sequence ATGAAACTCTCGATTACCGCCCAGCTCGATTACACCATCCGGGACGAAGCCGATGTGTTGTTGCAGATCGAAGCGGCGTCGGACGATCCGGCGCAGCGCGTGATCGCGGGCAAGATGCGGGTGGCGACCGGATCAGAACTCCATCCGGTTCCTGTCGAAACGGGCATTGGGCGGCGGACATGGACACGCGGCGCCGGGCCATTCCAGGTTGAATATGCGGCCAGTGTTGAGGTGGAGCGATCGGTGCGCGACATCGCCGATCTTGGCACAACGCCCTATGCCGAGCTGCCCGGCGAGGCGGTGCCCTATATATGGCCAAGCCGCTATTGCCAGTCGGACCAGTTTGAAAGCTTCGTCGCCCAGCAATTTGGTGCGCTGACCGGCGGCGCGAAAATCCTCGCCATGGCGGACTGGATCGAAACCCATCTCGATTATGTGCCGGGCGCCAGCAATGCGCAGACCGGCGCGACCGACAGTTTCATTTCTCGCCAGGGCATTTGCCGCGATTATGCGCATCTGCTGATCAGCTTTGCGCGCGCCGCCGGCATCCCGGCCCGGATGGTCTCCGCCTATGCCTGGGATCTGGAACCGCAGGACTTTCACGCGGTCACCGAAGTCTGGCTCGATGGCGCCTGGCATCTTGTCGATGCGACCGGGCTGGCACCGATGGAGGGCATGGTGCCGATCATCTCCGGCCGCGATGCCACCGACATCGCCTTTATGACGATCTTCGGCCGGGCAGATTTCAACGCGCAATCGGTGCGGGTGGCGAAGCTGGATTAA
- a CDS encoding sensor histidine kinase, producing the protein MNGKLIESPHSTLIGHRLGLVSVVGLWGFYFAVVTLRAAVMAYPGQSEMLVYRVVVTAAAIGLTFLLYLFLERFADRPLRWRIPIAFAAALPIAALIAGINLYIFEISDPLGLFKGDEWSEQRELIEEFRALDPLALWRGFAESVMGRYFVVIAWALLYMALGYAQIVRRAERRAAIFAQEAQTAQLRALRYQVNPHFLFNTLNVLSSLVMRDRQDEAEKMILNLSTFYRTSLTAEPADDVSLEEEIRLQRLYLDIEAVRFPERLLVDISIPKSLNSCCVPALILQPVVENAIKYGVSRVRRPVKVSIQAREENGKLIITVTDDGDPLPADAPHGTGVGLNNVYERLDARYGEESNVSWGPRPEGGFGVTIEMPINRESC; encoded by the coding sequence ATGAACGGCAAATTGATTGAATCGCCCCACAGCACGTTGATCGGACACAGGCTCGGCCTGGTGTCCGTCGTCGGGCTATGGGGATTCTATTTTGCCGTTGTCACCTTGCGGGCGGCCGTGATGGCCTATCCGGGCCAGTCCGAAATGCTGGTCTATCGCGTGGTGGTTACGGCCGCAGCAATCGGCCTCACCTTCCTGCTCTATCTCTTCCTCGAACGCTTTGCCGATCGGCCACTGCGCTGGCGCATCCCAATTGCATTTGCCGCCGCGCTACCGATTGCCGCACTTATCGCGGGTATCAATCTCTATATCTTTGAGATTTCCGATCCGCTGGGTCTGTTCAAGGGCGATGAATGGTCCGAACAGCGTGAGCTGATCGAGGAGTTCCGTGCGCTTGATCCGCTCGCCCTGTGGCGCGGTTTCGCTGAATCCGTGATGGGCCGCTATTTTGTCGTGATTGCATGGGCGCTCTTATATATGGCACTGGGCTACGCGCAGATCGTCCGCCGTGCCGAGCGCCGTGCCGCGATTTTCGCCCAGGAAGCGCAGACCGCGCAACTGCGGGCCTTGCGCTACCAGGTTAATCCGCATTTTCTCTTCAATACGCTCAATGTTCTGTCTTCGCTGGTGATGCGCGATCGGCAGGATGAAGCCGAGAAGATGATCCTCAACCTTTCGACATTCTACCGCACCAGCCTGACCGCAGAGCCGGCCGATGATGTGTCGCTCGAAGAGGAAATCCGCTTGCAGCGGCTCTATCTCGATATTGAAGCGGTGCGCTTCCCCGAACGCCTGCTCGTCGATATCTCGATCCCCAAATCATTGAACAGCTGCTGCGTCCCGGCGCTGATCCTGCAGCCGGTTGTCGAGAATGCCATCAAATATGGCGTGTCGCGTGTGCGCCGTCCAGTCAAAGTGTCGATCCAGGCGCGCGAGGAAAATGGCAAGCTGATCATAACCGTCACCGATGATGGCGATCCGCTTCCCGCCGATGCGCCACATGGAACCGGCGTTGGCCTCAACAATGTGTATGAGCGGCTTGATGCGCGTTATGGCGAAGAGAGTAATGTCAGCTGGGGGCCGCGCCCCGAAGGCGGATTTGGTGTAACGATTGAAATGCCGATAAACCGCGAAAGCTGCTAA
- a CDS encoding NUDIX domain-containing protein, whose product MKLEENSEDIPGIPAATLVLLRDRPETTPEVLMVERAAKMRFAGGAMVFPGGRIDPGDHAIAENDSIIRGAVGDAMETAARIASIRETLEETGIAVAFDPLPDHGATMQLREALHEEADFGAMLASGGWQLDLSLLTPWARWKPNFKQERTFDTWFFVARAPDLAVDEADGGESVSSRWASAQRVIDDAEAGKCSIIFPTHRNLERLALHQSYEETRIHAESHEVKLITPWVEEFEGEPWLRIPDDAGYPVTGEKLTKMIRG is encoded by the coding sequence ATGAAGTTAGAAGAAAATAGCGAAGACATTCCTGGTATCCCCGCCGCAACGCTGGTCCTGCTGCGCGACCGGCCTGAAACAACGCCCGAAGTGCTGATGGTTGAACGCGCTGCGAAGATGCGCTTTGCGGGCGGTGCGATGGTTTTCCCGGGGGGCCGCATTGATCCTGGCGACCATGCGATTGCCGAAAATGATTCCATCATCCGCGGCGCGGTCGGCGATGCGATGGAGACGGCCGCGCGGATCGCCTCGATTCGCGAAACGCTGGAAGAAACGGGCATTGCCGTCGCCTTCGACCCGCTACCCGATCATGGCGCGACGATGCAGCTGCGCGAAGCGCTGCATGAGGAAGCCGATTTCGGTGCCATGCTCGCCAGCGGAGGTTGGCAACTCGATCTCAGCTTGCTGACACCATGGGCGCGCTGGAAGCCGAATTTCAAGCAGGAGCGCACCTTCGATACCTGGTTCTTTGTCGCCCGTGCGCCTGACCTTGCGGTCGATGAAGCCGATGGCGGCGAAAGCGTATCGAGCCGCTGGGCCAGCGCCCAGCGCGTTATCGACGATGCGGAGGCCGGGAAATGCTCGATCATCTTCCCCACGCATCGCAATCTGGAACGCTTGGCGTTGCATCAAAGCTATGAAGAAACCCGGATCCACGCCGAATCCCATGAGGTGAAACTCATCACGCCATGGGTGGAAGAGTTTGAGGGCGAACCCTGGCTGCGGATCCCGGACGATGCCGGCTATCCGGTGACCGGCGAAAAGCTGACCAAGATGATCCGCGGCTGA
- a CDS encoding M15 family metallopeptidase: protein MIDDRTAQRVLQNSGSYAGAIDGVFGDASHRAMRALLADIGHEIERWIDPRCRIALDQHIMAEAGIAVGAIDGQVGPQTQMALERWQDRLRGKSPPSAEIAHQPARFPRQRAVRRFYGEPGAHQVSLDLPFPMRLAWDTDTIIRRFSIHEKAHDSAARALARIRDHYGDTQLRALGLDLFGGCLNIRKMRGGRSLSMHSWGIAIDFDPAHNALRWGRDRARMAGPDHAVFLDIWESEGWISLGRERNYDWMHIQAARL from the coding sequence ATGATCGACGATCGGACGGCGCAGCGGGTGTTGCAGAACTCAGGTAGCTATGCGGGTGCAATAGACGGTGTATTTGGCGATGCCTCGCACCGCGCAATGCGGGCGTTACTGGCCGATATAGGCCATGAGATTGAGCGCTGGATCGATCCGCGCTGCCGCATCGCACTGGATCAGCACATCATGGCGGAAGCGGGCATCGCGGTTGGCGCAATCGACGGACAGGTCGGGCCGCAGACCCAGATGGCGCTCGAACGGTGGCAGGATCGCCTGCGTGGCAAATCGCCCCCATCAGCCGAGATCGCCCATCAGCCCGCTCGCTTTCCTCGCCAGCGCGCCGTGCGTCGGTTTTACGGCGAGCCGGGAGCGCATCAGGTGTCGCTCGACCTGCCATTTCCGATGCGCCTCGCCTGGGACACGGACACGATCATCCGCCGGTTTTCGATCCACGAGAAAGCGCATGACAGCGCGGCGCGTGCGCTTGCCCGTATCCGCGATCATTATGGCGATACGCAATTGCGCGCGCTTGGCCTCGATCTGTTCGGTGGGTGCCTCAACATCCGAAAAATGCGCGGTGGCCGATCCTTGTCGATGCACAGCTGGGGTATCGCGATCGATTTCGATCCGGCCCATAATGCCCTGCGTTGGGGCCGCGATCGGGCGCGCATGGCTGGGCCTGACCATGCGGTATTCCTCGATATCTGGGAGAGCGAAGGCTGGATCAGCCTGGGTCGCGAACGCAATTATGATTGGATGCATATCCAGGCAGCGCGGCTATGA
- a CDS encoding UrcA family protein, with amino-acid sequence MQKFVFAVAAVAMAGAATTFTTSPALAGVGPTAHSVAIDTRTYDLNTEQGYSLLTDRIDRASKQVCGAVDVRDLSGSYEVRACQDAAVSDAMAQLIDIARSPTVTVGASR; translated from the coding sequence ATGCAGAAGTTTGTTTTCGCAGTTGCCGCGGTCGCCATGGCTGGCGCCGCAACCACTTTCACCACCTCGCCGGCGCTCGCCGGAGTTGGTCCGACGGCCCATAGCGTCGCGATCGACACGCGTACCTATGACCTCAACACCGAGCAGGGCTATTCGCTGCTCACTGACCGGATCGACCGCGCGTCGAAACAGGTATGCGGCGCCGTTGATGTACGGGATCTTTCGGGTTCCTACGAAGTCCGCGCCTGCCAGGATGCAGCCGTTTCGGATGCCATGGCACAGCTGATCGACATTGCGCGCTCGCCGACAGTCACGGTCGGCGCCTCGCGCTAA